The following DNA comes from Geobacter sp..
CGGCCAGGCGGAGATTGGTGATGCCCGCCGCCTGGGAGTAATAGGTGGCATTGGCCATGTTCTCCACGTAGGCATCCACCATCCCGAGAGAAGCCTTGGCCAGGCCGGTCATCACGTCGGGAACCACATCGAGGTCTATGCCGGGATACTGGTTTTTCAGGACATCGTGGGCCGTGTAGTTGGAGACGACAGCGACCTTCTTCCCCTTGAGGTCCTCCATGGTCAGCTTGCCCGTGGCGCCGGCCCTGGTAAAGATGCCGCCGGGGACGGAGACCAGGGGATCGGTGAACAACGTAAACTCGCGGCGTGCCGGGGTGTCCACGAGGGCGCCCAGCACGTCCACCTCGTGCTTCCTGTATTTGTCCATCACCTCGTCCCAGTTCTTGAGCCGGACGATGGTAAAGCGGATGCCGAGCGTCCGCTCCAGCAGCCGGACGATATCCGCAGCAGCCCCCTGGTAGACGCCGTTCTTGTCGAAGAATTCGATAGGCCTGAAGTCCGGGTCGGGTGCCAGCCTGATGACCGGGTGCTGTTTCAGCCACTCCTGTTCCTCGGGCGTGAGGATGACGGTGCCCGCAGGGGTGGCCGGCGTAGCGGCAAGAGAGGGGCGCGGCGAGATGAGGACAGCAGCGGCGAGGAACAGCAGGGATGCAATGCCAATAACGGTGGTACGAGAAAACCTGCAGAAAAAAGTGAGCATGCTGGTGGATCCTGTCGCTGGCTGGATTACGGTGTCGGAAATTAATTAACAGAAATTGTAACTGGTTTTCGGGCGGTTACAAGTGGTGGGGGCCAGAAGGGGTGATGCTGCCGTGCCGTGCTCACAGGCGCATGAAGAGCTGTTTCAGGAACGCCAGGGTCGGTGCCGCCGGTCAGCTTGGTGCACTAGGCTGAACGTGATCGTCGAGCAGCTGCCACTCGGCAAAGCCGTCCTTGCGCTCGGCATAGATCGACATCGGCCAGCTGCCGATCAGTAGGCTATGGGCGAAAAAGCCGATGCGATCAAGTTCCCGCAGCAGATCGGTGACCGGTTGAACGAACGGAGATCGAGCAAAGACGATTTCCAAGACTACTGTCCCTTGAGGAGAATGGCGTTGAGAGTTGCGATACGCTTTTTATTGGCCTTCATGTCTGCTTGCAGCTTCTTGCGTCGCTCCAGCGCCGGCTTTATCTCCTCTACCCTAGCGGGGGAGAGGTGCTCGAAGACAACTCCAGACTCGCTACGATAGCGCAGACAGGGATAGACGTACTCCTTGCCGTGGCTGCGCACCCTGCGCTCCCCGAGCGACCCTTTCGGCAGCTTTTCCAATTCCCTGTTTATCTTGTCAACGACAAGGAGGCAGCGGTCACGTTCAGACTGCAACATCCTGAAAACACTCTCGTCCTTTTTCCTGGCCACCATGGCACAACCTCCATTTTGTACCAACACAATAACACAATAATAAGAATATGTGGTACAACTATTTTGTACCAACCATTGCATTAATTAGCGGGCTTGTTGGTACAAACAGGAAAATCAATAGTCCCAGAATTTTTGGACGATTGCAGCTGGGGTCATGTTCAGTCATTGCTCCGGTTGATAAGATTGACGATTACCTTGACGATGGTTTCCTTCTCCTCCGGCCTGCTTTCGGCGATCAGCAGAGTGAGCGCCACCAGGGCGTTGTCGGCCAGCCGTTTGGAACCATCGGGGCGGTAGAGAATGGCGTTCATGCCAAGAAAGTAGATGAACAGGGCGGCGGCGATCCGCTTGTTGCCGTCGCTGAAAGCGTGGTTCTTGACGATGAAGTAGAGCAGGTTGGCAGCTTTTTCCTCAACGCTGGGGTAGAGCTCCTTACCGTCGAAGGTCTGGTAGATGGTGCCCAGCGCACTCTTGAATCCCTGGTCCTTTTCCACCCCAAACAGGCCGTCAAATTCACCCTTCATGGCATTGACGATGCCGATCCCTTCGGTGTAATCGATGACATGCAGCTCCTGCCGCGTGGTTCCTTCGATGGCCAACGTGCCGTGGTCGTAGCGGTCCAGGGTTGCCAAGGCGTAGGCATAGTCGTTGATCACCCTCAGCACGTCCCTGCCGGTGTCGGTCACCAGCTCCTGCGTCGTCAGGGTGCGCGCCAGCAGCTCCATGGTCTGCTGCATCTCCTGCAGCTTGGCCGATTCTTCCCGCAACCGCTGCTCGTTGACCGTGTACCCCTTGACGATGTGGTCGTGCAGCACCCGGGTGGCCCACTGGCGGAAGCGGGTGCCCTGCTGTGATTTGACCCGGTAGCCGACGGAGATGATGACGTCGAGGTTGTAGAACTGCGTCTGGTATTCCTTACCATCCGGGGCAGTATGTGCATATTTTGCACGAACTGAATTTTCGTCCAGTTCACCTTCCTTGAATACATTGCGCAGGTGCTTGGTAATTACGGAACGTTCCCTGCCAAACAGTTCGGCCATCTGTTCCTGAGTCAGCCAGACGGTTTCATGATCAAGCCGGACCTCAAGATTCGTCGTGCCATTTTCGGTTTGATAGATAATGATGTCGTTCTGGGCACTCATTTGATCCACAACCTTCAGTCAAAAAGGATTTGTACGATTGCTGCCGAAATATTCCCAGAAAAGCAAATTGCATTTTTTGCACATTGCTTTTTTCAACATTCTCTCCAGTTATCCGGAATTTCCGAATAACTGTAAATTTTCAAACGGCTACCTGCGCCACTCTGTCCAGCATCGCCTTGTCCGAGTTCAGCCACTTCCCCTTTACCGACGTCGGCCGTTCGTTGAGCCGCACGGAAACTGCCAGCGGATCACAGTCCAGTACATGGGCATCGTGAATCAGCCAACTCAGGTCAAGGTCCGCCGTCCGCAGAGAGCCGAGCACCGAGCGGTCGGTGTTCCGGTCGAACTGCGCCGGACCAAGGGCCAGGGCCACCCGCCCGATCCGGGCTTCAGGCACGTTCAGCACCACCAGCGTCGCCAGGAACAGCTCCCGGTGCAGCCGGCCTAGTTCGGCAAAGCCCGTCTTCACCAGTCCCGGCAGAAAGAGGCAGTAGCGGGTCTCATCGTGGCAGAACAGCACGCACTGGCGGCGGTCGTAGGTGTAGAGATGGGCGTGCCAGCTCCCTAGCGGACTGGTTTCCGTAAGTGGCGTTGCCGAGACGGAGGGGAGCTTGGCGGCAAGTTTTTGCGTGCAATGTATTATCACGGTTCATACCACTTCAGGAAGGTCGGCCAGTAGCTACATTTCCTATCCAACCCTCTTTTCACATGCCAAAAAGTAGCCTGTCCTTTTCCTTTTCGGCAGTTCCAGTTCGTGCAAAAAATGCAACAACTGAAAAGAGACGGCAGTTGTTTCCAAAATGGAAATAGTAGCCATTTCTGTTAGTATCCGAGCAACGGCTTTCTAAGCCGTTGGTCAGTGGCGCACCATACTGGGGGTCTGATGGTCGCTGGCTCGTCGGGCTCATAACCCGAAGGGCAGGCGCAAGGGACTTAAAATCCCTCGGTTGATTACGAATCACTCGCTCTACCGTCTGAGTTGAGATTGTATTTGCAATCGCAAAAAACAGCCGGATGAGGTATAGTTCCTCTATGAAAAAGTCACTGCTCGAAACCAATCCCCATCTGAAAGATCCCGCCACCCGCAACAAGGCATTGGCACGCAATGTCGCATCATCTTCCGCTGTCGAGGGAATACGGGTAAAGCGTGATGCGACGACAGGCCGCTTCGTCTCCCAGACGAAAATTGGCAAGGCTCCTACGAAGTCGGTAAAGACTTCTCGATAATATCTGCAAACAGACGCGTCATCGGCAGATAATTCCTGTCCAGTCCGGCCCGAACCGCGGCAAAGTATTCTTCCCGTCGATCCCCGTCCAACAGGCTGAAATCAAGCACCGGCAACCCTGCCTGCAATGCCATCAAAGTTGCCAGCATTCGCCCTAACCGGCCATTTCCTTCCCGAAAAGGGTGGATCAGCATCAACTCCACATGCACCTCGGCCAGGGCAAGCGCAACCTCGTCGCGGTCTTCAAGCCGGCAAGGGGTGTATCTGCGCAGCTGTTTGCTTTCGAACTCGTCCATCAATGCAGGGATAAAACGGGCTTGGGCAAAATCGAATCCCCCCTTGCTGATGTTGACAGCACGGAGTTGTCCTGCCCACGGGTAGATGCTTTTCAACCAGCGACGGTGCATTGCACAGATATCTTCCACGGTAATCGTCTGATCACTCGACACTTCGCCAAGCAAAGTGTTCTGTGTTTGCCACAAGGCGTTTGTTTCTGCTTCCCCCATTTGCACAGGATCGGTGATCCCATTCTTGTTACGGAGTACCGTTCCGTTGGAACCGGGCTCGTATTGGCCTTCAATGAGGTGCGATGTTTCGTAGCGATCAGCCGTCATTCTTCGGTACCATGCGTTGTATTATCTGCTCCGATCCGCTATGAAGTTGCGGATCGAGCGGTCATAGGTCCGTTCCCCTGCCGGGGTGAAGAAGCAGCCGGGGATTTTCACCACAGAATTTGTCCGGAATGCCTCTCAGAACAGCCGGACGACCAGGAACAGGCCGATCATGGCAATGCCGATGGCGAGTTTTCCGGCCACACCGATGGCCATCCCGACCACGGTACCGAACCCGGCTCTGCTGGCCTGATCCAGGGTGCGCTGCAGCGAGAGCTCGCCGATGACCGCGCCGGCAATCGGGCCGAGCAGGATTCCCGGCACACCGAAAGCCATCCCGACGAGTCCGCCCAGCACCGCCCCGACCATGGCACGTTGGGAGCCACCGTATTTCCGTGCCCCCAGGGCCGTTGCGGCGAACTCCACGAGATAGGTAAGGCCCGCCATGCCCGCCAGGGCCAGCAGCGTCCAGAGCCCGACAAAACGGAAGTTCTCAGCCCAGGCGCCGAAGAGCAGCCCGAGGAACAGGAGCGGCGCCCCGGGTATCAGCGGCAGCAGGAGCCCGGCCAGACCGGTAAAGGTCAGGATTGCCCCTATGATCCAGAGTAGCAGGGATTGGTCATTCATTGTGTTGGGTCCTTAGTGACAAGTTAAGTATCCTGTCCTCCGATCCCCTCCATAAATTAATTTGAATATTGTGGCCTTATTTCTGCTGAGATAACTTGTCTACATCACAATATCCATCAATTTCCCATAATCAGTGACAACATCATATTTGACCTGATCCGTGGTGATACCGGCAAAGAACTTCCTGGCGCAGTCGATCTTGCATTCCTCAATTTTCCGCAGTTCCATCGATGACATAGAGCCTTTTGTCTCGGCTACGAAATAGATGTGCTTTACCGCTCCCTCTTTAAAGGCTATAGCCCAGTCAGGGTTGTAGTTGCCGACAGGTGTCGGGATGAAGAACCCTTTGGGCAGCTTGGCATACACAACAACTTCGGTGCTCTTGTCCAGTTCAGCTACAAATGCCTTTTCGTTCTTGGAATCGGTAAAGACGTAATCATACACATGCCGCTCGGTCTTTACCGCACGGCTGAAGTCTTGCTGCTTATCTACGGTGAAGATGTCGGTCAGTTCGTGCCGGTCATCCACGGGGTTATAGGTCAGGTGTTCAACAACCATTGTTGCTTTCTGCTCATTGATGATCCTGGCTGACTTAATCATAAAATCTTCGGGGTTCTGGCGATACTGAGAGAACACGGTGGGGTTAATGGCTTTCAGTATTGCGGCAACGGTACTTCTGGTTAGATGGGTATCTTCAGCCAGTTTGCCGATCAGGTCATATTTGACAGCAGAATTTACCGAACTGCTCATGAATCCGGTCGAGTTTTCCCTTACCTGGAAGCCGTCACCACTTTTCAGGGCATCATAGGAAACAGAATCACTCTGCTGACCAGCCGTAATGGTGTATTGCAGCTTTGTTACCCGCAATTCCCTATCAAGGGTAGTCACACATTTCTTTATCAACTCAGGAGAATCAAAATGCACGGTGTAAGCGGCTTTGCGGTTGATCCTCTCCCACAGAGCCTTGAACTCGGCCTTGTCGAGGTTCTTGTTCAAGAGGTTTGGCTTTGCCTTGCGTCCGTCCTCAATGCCTGGAAGTGCTGCATCACTAAAGACGCTATCTATCAACTGAACGATCTGGGGAGCATACGGGGCAAGTTCTGGCGGTAACGGTGCCAGGGTATCGGTCTTTTTGGCTTCATGATAGGCGGCAGTAATGTTGTCGTTATCGTCGGTGTAATCGTTCTTCGCAAGATAACGGAAAATTTGATTAGCCATCTGAGGCGTAACCTTGATATCACCTGTATCGGTCTTAATTACCTTATCAGTAAAATACGCAACATCAGCCTTACGGGGTCTGGCAGATAACGATTCCGATATTTCCTTCTGCAATCCAGCGGTGAAATCTTTATAACTTTCGCTGGCAACGACAGTCAGAAGGTTAATCTCATGGATATTTGCACCGCTATCGACTCTATCGCCATTCTGATTGACACAGAGGCGCAAACCACGCCCGACTTCTTGCCGTTTGCGGATACTGCTGTCACTATGCTTCAGCGTGCAGATAACAAAGACGTTGGGGTTGTCCCATCCCTCACTCAGGGCTGAATGGGAGAATATAAAGCGGACTTCTCGTTTGCGACGTATTTCGGCACTGTCTTTTTCTGTTGGGAACTGAAGCAATGACTCCTTGTCCTTCAGAATCAGATCGTAAGCATCCACATCATCAGCTTCGTCACTTTTTGCTTTCATGTCCGGATTAACGAGACGGTTCGTTTTCTTGTCGATTGAAAAATAGCCATGATGGGTATTTTCTGGCTTGATGCTGTTCAAGTATTTCCGATATGGCTCATCATGAAGCAGCGGAATATCATTCAAGGCATCCTGATACTCTTCTTCAAACATCCTGGCGTATTCCCCAGGCTGTTCAATACCATTCTCGTAACTCCGATATTTTACAACTTCATCAATAAAGAATAGCGACAGCACCTTAATGCCCTGGTGAAAAAGGGTCTGCTCCTTTTCAAGATGCGCCTTGATTGCCTCACGAATCTGAATGCGGCGTAGGGTTGATTCACTGACATCGCCTGTGGCCTCGCCTGCCTCCAACCCCTCGCCGTTAACGAACGTGACGGAATCTTTCGTTGCGTCAATATCGGCAATGACAAAACCCTTGTACTGTTCCAAGCCGCCAGAGAGTTGATAGAGGTCGTCATTCTTGTTGAACTTCTTTGCTATCCGCTTGATGCCGGTCTGCTGCTTTACCTCAAACTCGATACGGGCAACCGGCGGGTGGGCTGAAATATGGATCGAATCTAGGTAGAGATAGGCATTGGTGCCGGTCAATCCCTTGACGGTGATGCCTCGAACCTCAATCTTTTTGACCAGCTTCTGATTGTAAGCGTCCAAAGCATCCAGGCGGTGAATTTTATTGTGCTCGGTCTTATGGGTTGCCGAATAACGCAGGATTGCCAGCGGATTGAACTTCACCATTGATTCAGTTGTCTTGGCACCTTCTAGCTTCTGCGGTTCGTCAAGGATCATAATCGGGTGATTGCCGGCAATAACGTCAATCGGCTTTCGTGACTGAAAATCATCCAGCTCTTCATAAATGCGGCGTGCATCCTTACCGGTGGCATTGAACGCCTGGACATTGATAATCATGACGTTTATGCCGCCATCAGACGAAAACTGTTCCAGGTGATGCAGTTGCTTTGAGTTGTAGATGAAGAACCGTGCCCGCTTGTTGTATTCCTCCATGAAGTGCTCGGCGGTAATCTCGAAGGATTTGGACACACCTTCACGAATCGCAATAGACGGCACAACTACGATGAACTTTGACCACCCATAGCGGCGGTTCAGCTCAAACATGGTCTTGATGTAGCAGTAGGTCTTGCCCGTGCCGGTTTCCATCTCAATATCGAGATTGACAGGACATACCTTGGTGCTGACCAGCTTGGTGGATAGGGGAAGGTTCTGCCGTTGTTGCACGGCCTGGATATTGTCGAGTAATGGCACTGATTTTAACAGTTCACGGTTCTTGAAACCGGACTGCGAAAAATCAAAACCGCCCTGGGTTTGTCCCGTTGCGTTTGACTTACCACCATTGCCAGGGTCAATGCGGTAGGTGACACCCTCGGTTTTTGGCTGTCCGATAAAGCAATCGGTAACGGCATTGACGGCATCCGTCTGAAAAGGCTGTTTTTTGAATTTCAGTTTCATAGCTATCCCCGTACCTTAGATTGATTTCACTTCAGTTACAGGGGATAAGCTCTTGAAAATCTGCTCGACATTGATCTTGACGCTATCGCTGCCAAAGGCATCATCACGGAAGACCGCACGCAATGGCTTATGTGCTGCCAGCTTCTTGACCAGTTCTTCGTTGATACCGGCATCGAAACAGGCAATCAGGGCATTGGTGTCAACGCGGAAGACGGTTTTGCCGTCAATGGTTTCTTTGGCGATGGGTAATGTGAGGTCAAGCCCCCAGTCTATGAATACCTGGAAAAGCAGGTCTTCAGTGCTGCGGTCTGGCTTGATGTGATCTTTGAACAGTTCCAGATTATCCTGCTTCAGTTCATCAGGGGTGTAATAGACATCCTTCATGTTGGAGGTATCTACTTTTAGGACACGGAAACCCGTGTCAAGATTCTGTGCGGTGAGGGGGTTTTCTTCTTTGATCTTTTTACCAGCACGTCGGATACGTTCTTTGCCGATTTCAGCAATGGTCTTGTAACCGGCTTTGAATGCTTCTGATTTTTCATCACAGACTTCAGGAAGTTGTACCATGATAAATTTGCGGTTGCCGTTATCTTCGGCGTTTAGTTGCATGACCGCTTGAGCTGTTGTGGAGGAACCTGAGAAAAAATCTAAAATTAGATCATTTTCAGCAGAACCAGTAGTGATGATAGTTTTTAGTAATTTAATCGGCTTAGGGAAGTCAAACACATCCCTATTGAACAAGTCTCTAGTTTCTTTAGCAGAATCTTGAGAAAAACCATAAGAATCCATAATGGTTGGAAGTGTTGATCCCTGCCTAACTTCAGATAAATATCTTTTTAAGAAAGGTGTCCCCGTGTTTGTACGAAACCCAATTCTTCCTTCAGACATAAATTGGTTTATTTTTTCTCTGTTATACAACCAGCATTTATTTTGTGGCGGATTATAGCTTTCTTTAGTCACAGGGTTCTCAATAGGAAAAACGCAAGATTCTGTAAGCCTACCACCTTTCCCATTCGCACTGAGATCAGAAGCTACCCAAGGGCCTAATGGGTCATTGTCAGGGTTTGAATATCGAGAATTGAGTTCTTCACTTCTTGGCTGTAAGTGTAAACGTAGAGTGTCCATATTTCTCGAATACATCAGCAAGTATTCATGATTTTTCCCAACAACTCTATCATTTGGGGCAGTTGCTCGTCTTTTCCAAACAAGAGTTTCAACGAAATTATCTTCACCGAAAATTTCATCGCATACTCTACGTAGATTTACG
Coding sequences within:
- a CDS encoding site-specific DNA-methyltransferase; this encodes MDSLKMQSPNLVDANVEKIATLFPNCITEDRDENGTVRRVVDFDLLRQELSSSLVEGPRERYTLNWPGKNEAILTANAPIAKTLRPCREESVDFDNTRNIYIEGDNLDALKLLQETYLNKIKMIYIDPPYNTGNDFIYDDDFAEDTKSFFQRSNQTDEEDNRLIANTEANGRFHSDWLSMMYSRLKLARNLIKDDGVIFISIDDNEIVNLRRVCDEIFGEDNFVETLVWKRRATAPNDRVVGKNHEYLLMYSRNMDTLRLHLQPRSEELNSRYSNPDNDPLGPWVASDLSANGKGGRLTESCVFPIENPVTKESYNPPQNKCWLYNREKINQFMSEGRIGFRTNTGTPFLKRYLSEVRQGSTLPTIMDSYGFSQDSAKETRDLFNRDVFDFPKPIKLLKTIITTGSAENDLILDFFSGSSTTAQAVMQLNAEDNGNRKFIMVQLPEVCDEKSEAFKAGYKTIAEIGKERIRRAGKKIKEENPLTAQNLDTGFRVLKVDTSNMKDVYYTPDELKQDNLELFKDHIKPDRSTEDLLFQVFIDWGLDLTLPIAKETIDGKTVFRVDTNALIACFDAGINEELVKKLAAHKPLRAVFRDDAFGSDSVKINVEQIFKSLSPVTEVKSI
- a CDS encoding cytochrome C biogenesis protein CycH; this translates as MSAQNDIIIYQTENGTTNLEVRLDHETVWLTQEQMAELFGRERSVITKHLRNVFKEGELDENSVRAKYAHTAPDGKEYQTQFYNLDVIISVGYRVKSQQGTRFRQWATRVLHDHIVKGYTVNEQRLREESAKLQEMQQTMELLARTLTTQELVTDTGRDVLRVINDYAYALATLDRYDHGTLAIEGTTRQELHVIDYTEGIGIVNAMKGEFDGLFGVEKDQGFKSALGTIYQTFDGKELYPSVEEKAANLLYFIVKNHAFSDGNKRIAAALFIYFLGMNAILYRPDGSKRLADNALVALTLLIAESRPEEKETIVKVIVNLINRSND
- a CDS encoding cell filamentation protein Fic, with translation MTADRYETSHLIEGQYEPGSNGTVLRNKNGITDPVQMGEAETNALWQTQNTLLGEVSSDQTITVEDICAMHRRWLKSIYPWAGQLRAVNISKGGFDFAQARFIPALMDEFESKQLRRYTPCRLEDRDEVALALAEVHVELMLIHPFREGNGRLGRMLATLMALQAGLPVLDFSLLDGDRREEYFAAVRAGLDRNYLPMTRLFADIIEKSLPTS
- a CDS encoding DUF456 family protein; translation: MNDQSLLLWIIGAILTFTGLAGLLLPLIPGAPLLFLGLLFGAWAENFRFVGLWTLLALAGMAGLTYLVEFAATALGARKYGGSQRAMVGAVLGGLVGMAFGVPGILLGPIAGAVIGELSLQRTLDQASRAGFGTVVGMAIGVAGKLAIGIAMIGLFLVVRLF
- a CDS encoding restriction endonuclease subunit R, translating into MKLKFKKQPFQTDAVNAVTDCFIGQPKTEGVTYRIDPGNGGKSNATGQTQGGFDFSQSGFKNRELLKSVPLLDNIQAVQQRQNLPLSTKLVSTKVCPVNLDIEMETGTGKTYCYIKTMFELNRRYGWSKFIVVVPSIAIREGVSKSFEITAEHFMEEYNKRARFFIYNSKQLHHLEQFSSDGGINVMIINVQAFNATGKDARRIYEELDDFQSRKPIDVIAGNHPIMILDEPQKLEGAKTTESMVKFNPLAILRYSATHKTEHNKIHRLDALDAYNQKLVKKIEVRGITVKGLTGTNAYLYLDSIHISAHPPVARIEFEVKQQTGIKRIAKKFNKNDDLYQLSGGLEQYKGFVIADIDATKDSVTFVNGEGLEAGEATGDVSESTLRRIQIREAIKAHLEKEQTLFHQGIKVLSLFFIDEVVKYRSYENGIEQPGEYARMFEEEYQDALNDIPLLHDEPYRKYLNSIKPENTHHGYFSIDKKTNRLVNPDMKAKSDEADDVDAYDLILKDKESLLQFPTEKDSAEIRRKREVRFIFSHSALSEGWDNPNVFVICTLKHSDSSIRKRQEVGRGLRLCVNQNGDRVDSGANIHEINLLTVVASESYKDFTAGLQKEISESLSARPRKADVAYFTDKVIKTDTGDIKVTPQMANQIFRYLAKNDYTDDNDNITAAYHEAKKTDTLAPLPPELAPYAPQIVQLIDSVFSDAALPGIEDGRKAKPNLLNKNLDKAEFKALWERINRKAAYTVHFDSPELIKKCVTTLDRELRVTKLQYTITAGQQSDSVSYDALKSGDGFQVRENSTGFMSSSVNSAVKYDLIGKLAEDTHLTRSTVAAILKAINPTVFSQYRQNPEDFMIKSARIINEQKATMVVEHLTYNPVDDRHELTDIFTVDKQQDFSRAVKTERHVYDYVFTDSKNEKAFVAELDKSTEVVVYAKLPKGFFIPTPVGNYNPDWAIAFKEGAVKHIYFVAETKGSMSSMELRKIEECKIDCARKFFAGITTDQVKYDVVTDYGKLMDIVM